One Phocaeicola dorei genomic region harbors:
- a CDS encoding patatin-like phospholipase family protein: MKKMKFSTLLIAAGLLCISVHITAQPHSRKKVGIVLSGGGAKGMAHIGALKVIEKAGIPIDYVVGTSMGSIIGGLYSIGYTPEQLDSMVRRQDWTFLLSDKIPRSEQNMAEREAAEKYVFSLPFGKDAKTQAIGGLIKGQNLANLFSELTVGYHDSIDFNKLPIPFACVSENIVNGNEVNFHKGVLATAMRASMAIPGVFTPVRLDSMVLVDGGVVNNYPVNVARAMGADIIIGVDVQSDLKPANELNSAGSILGQLINLMGLQLYKKNLEETNAYIKVNVEGYSAASFTPNAVDTLIRRGEEAALAQEGALMKLKQELGLDSTYMPKPLPSYPYSPSRKVYIKEITFDGLDEKDKRWLLKRCDLKEDSEISIRRIEEATAILCSNLEYSSATYNLPEAPGGGYNLHFLLSKKYENKLNVGIRFDSEETASLLINVTSNFRGKVPTTLSLTGRLGKRYAARIDYGFEPAPLKNIGLAYMFQYNDINFYRYGDKSHNSTFRYHLGELSFSDVWYKNVRFAIGLRYELYDYDKFLYQEGNQGFDVGTEHFFSYFAQMHYETFDKAYFPTKGISARASYSLYTDNFTGYDGHAPFSAIKGYCQGVIPVTRRFSILPAIYGRFLIGKDIPYSKLNAMGGDVQGRFLQQQLPFVGINNVELMRNTLLIGSMKFRQRMGSVHYLTLTGNYALSASKLRYLLEQDTMFGCGIGYGLDSMFGPLEASLNYANRANKVSMYVNLGFKF, from the coding sequence ATGAAAAAGATGAAATTCTCTACCTTGTTAATAGCAGCAGGGTTACTTTGTATCTCCGTTCACATAACAGCCCAACCACACTCCCGAAAGAAGGTGGGTATAGTTCTCAGTGGCGGAGGAGCCAAAGGAATGGCACATATAGGTGCTTTAAAGGTCATAGAAAAAGCCGGCATTCCCATAGATTATGTAGTAGGAACCAGCATGGGATCAATCATAGGCGGACTTTACTCCATCGGTTATACTCCCGAACAATTAGACAGCATGGTTCGCCGGCAAGACTGGACTTTTCTGCTGAGTGACAAAATACCACGCAGTGAACAAAATATGGCGGAACGGGAGGCCGCTGAAAAGTATGTATTCTCTCTTCCATTCGGAAAAGATGCCAAAACACAAGCCATAGGAGGATTGATAAAGGGACAAAACTTGGCAAACCTGTTCAGCGAGCTGACCGTAGGATATCATGATTCCATCGATTTCAACAAGTTGCCTATTCCCTTCGCCTGTGTTTCCGAGAATATTGTAAATGGCAACGAGGTAAATTTTCATAAGGGTGTACTGGCTACGGCCATGAGGGCTAGTATGGCCATACCGGGAGTATTCACTCCAGTCCGGCTGGACAGTATGGTTCTAGTGGATGGAGGTGTGGTAAATAACTACCCTGTAAATGTTGCGCGTGCCATGGGGGCGGATATTATTATAGGAGTAGACGTACAAAGTGACTTGAAGCCTGCCAACGAACTGAATAGCGCCGGCAGTATTTTGGGGCAGCTCATCAACTTGATGGGATTACAGCTTTATAAAAAGAACCTGGAAGAGACCAATGCTTATATCAAGGTGAATGTGGAAGGATATTCAGCTGCCAGCTTCACACCTAATGCAGTGGATACACTGATCCGCCGGGGAGAAGAAGCGGCACTGGCACAAGAAGGTGCTTTAATGAAGCTGAAGCAGGAACTGGGTCTGGACAGCACCTATATGCCGAAACCTCTTCCCAGCTATCCGTACTCCCCCAGCCGCAAAGTGTATATAAAAGAAATCACTTTCGACGGGCTGGACGAGAAAGACAAGCGATGGCTGTTGAAACGCTGTGATTTAAAGGAGGATTCTGAAATAAGCATCCGCCGCATAGAAGAAGCAACGGCCATATTGTGTTCTAACCTGGAATATTCCAGCGCCACTTATAATCTGCCCGAAGCCCCCGGCGGAGGCTATAATTTACATTTCCTTCTAAGCAAGAAATATGAGAATAAACTAAACGTAGGGATTCGTTTTGATTCGGAAGAAACAGCCAGTCTGCTGATTAATGTCACCAGCAATTTCCGGGGAAAAGTACCCACTACGCTGTCTTTGACAGGACGACTGGGAAAACGTTATGCCGCGCGCATAGATTATGGATTTGAACCGGCTCCTTTGAAGAATATCGGGCTGGCATATATGTTTCAATACAATGATATTAATTTCTATCGTTATGGAGATAAGTCACATAACTCCACTTTCCGCTACCATTTGGGGGAACTGTCATTCTCGGATGTATGGTACAAGAATGTGCGTTTTGCTATCGGATTAAGGTATGAATTGTATGACTATGACAAATTTTTATACCAGGAAGGCAATCAGGGTTTTGACGTAGGAACAGAACACTTCTTCAGTTATTTCGCACAAATGCATTACGAGACTTTCGACAAGGCGTACTTCCCAACCAAAGGCATATCGGCAAGAGCCTCTTATTCGCTTTATACCGACAACTTTACCGGATATGACGGCCATGCCCCTTTTTCAGCCATAAAAGGTTATTGCCAGGGAGTGATCCCTGTTACACGCAGATTCTCCATACTGCCTGCCATTTACGGCCGATTCCTGATAGGAAAAGATATTCCATATTCCAAACTTAATGCAATGGGTGGAGATGTGCAAGGACGCTTCCTGCAACAACAACTACCGTTTGTGGGAATAAACAATGTGGAATTAATGAGAAATACGCTACTGATAGGAAGCATGAAATTCCGCCAACGGATGGGAAGTGTACATTATCTGACGCTAACGGGAAATTATGCGCTGAGTGCAAGCAAGCTGAGGTATCTGTTGGAACAGGATACCATGTTCGGCTGCGGTATCGGCTACGGTTTGGATAGTATGTTCGGGCCCTTAGAGGCATCACTGAACTATGCAAACCGAGCCAATAAAGTGAGTATGTACGTCAATCTAGGATTTAAGTTTTGA
- a CDS encoding DUF4293 domain-containing protein, giving the protein MIQRIQSVYLLVVTILIIICLCSPVGSYIGSDYSVSALTNLCLTMADGTKDYAPWALFVILLVVAVLAFGTIFLFKKRMLQIRLTIFSTILLIGYYATLVTFIFMLKEESMTFSLSWTVCLPLVAIILNWLAIRAIGKDEVLVKAYDRLR; this is encoded by the coding sequence ATGATACAACGCATTCAATCTGTTTATTTACTTGTTGTTACCATCTTGATTATTATTTGCCTGTGTAGTCCCGTAGGTTCATACATAGGAAGTGATTATAGTGTTTCCGCTTTAACAAATCTGTGTCTTACTATGGCGGATGGTACTAAAGATTATGCTCCATGGGCCTTGTTTGTGATTTTGCTGGTTGTTGCGGTTCTTGCTTTCGGCACTATCTTCTTGTTTAAAAAACGCATGTTGCAAATTCGTCTGACTATTTTCAGCACCATTTTGTTGATCGGGTATTATGCCACATTGGTCACTTTTATTTTTATGTTGAAAGAAGAGTCAATGACATTTTCTCTTTCATGGACTGTATGTCTGCCGTTGGTTGCCATCATTTTGAATTGGCTTGCCATCCGCGCCATTGGTAAGGATGAGGTATTGGTTAAAGCATACGACCGTTTGAGGTAA
- a CDS encoding outer membrane protein assembly factor BamD: MKKYIIIALVSGTVLTSCGEYNKVLKSTDYEYKYEAAKSYFGKGQNTKAATILEELITIMKGTDKAEESLYMLGMTYYNQGDFITASHYFTTYYNTYPRGVYTEQARYFSGKALFLDTPEPRLDQSSTYKAIQELQMFMEYFPTSSRRQDAQQMIFDLQDKLVMKDYLAAKLYYDLGSYTGNSTYSTTGNNYLSCIVTAQNALKDYPYTKMREDLSILVLRAKYDMAKASVEEKKEERMRETIDEYYSFKNEFPDSKYTKEVESIYKDANKYVKEFNE, translated from the coding sequence ATGAAAAAATATATCATTATAGCTCTTGTCTCCGGTACGGTTCTAACGTCTTGTGGAGAGTATAACAAAGTTTTAAAAAGCACGGACTACGAATACAAGTACGAAGCGGCCAAAAGTTACTTTGGCAAAGGGCAGAATACTAAGGCGGCCACCATTCTGGAGGAATTGATTACCATCATGAAGGGAACGGATAAGGCTGAGGAATCACTTTATATGTTGGGTATGACCTACTATAATCAGGGTGACTTCATCACAGCTTCGCATTATTTCACCACTTATTATAATACTTATCCGCGTGGGGTCTATACGGAACAGGCCAGATATTTTTCAGGAAAAGCATTGTTCTTGGATACTCCGGAACCTCGTTTGGACCAGTCGAGCACCTATAAAGCTATTCAGGAGTTGCAGATGTTTATGGAATATTTCCCAACCAGTAGCCGTCGGCAGGATGCACAGCAAATGATTTTTGATTTGCAGGACAAGCTGGTGATGAAAGACTATCTGGCTGCGAAATTGTATTATGATTTGGGTTCTTATACAGGAAACAGTACTTATAGTACTACCGGTAACAATTATTTGTCTTGTATCGTTACGGCTCAGAATGCTTTGAAAGACTATCCTTATACCAAGATGCGCGAAGATCTTTCTATCTTGGTCTTGCGTGCTAAATATGATATGGCGAAAGCGAGTGTGGAGGAAAAGAAAGAAGAGCGTATGCGTGAGACGATAGATGAATATTATTCTTTCAAGAACGAATTTCCTGACAGCAAGTATACTAAAGAAGTGGAGAGCATCTACAAGGATGCCAATAAGTATGTAAAAGAATTTAATGAATAA
- a CDS encoding IMPACT family protein — protein MIQEDTYKTITDIAEGIYTEKRSKFIAIAIPVRTIEEIKQHLDAYQKKYYDARHVCYAYMLGHERKDFRANDNGEPSGTAGKPILGQINSNELTDILVIVVRYFGGIKLGTSGLIVAYKAAAAEAIAAADIVERTVDEEITVSFEYPFMNDIMRIVKEDEPAILEQSYDMDCLMRLRIRKSMMGKLRARLEKVETARIIE, from the coding sequence ATGATACAAGAAGATACTTATAAAACCATTACAGACATTGCCGAAGGCATATATACGGAGAAACGGAGTAAATTTATAGCTATTGCCATTCCGGTACGTACCATAGAGGAAATAAAGCAGCATCTTGACGCGTATCAGAAGAAATATTACGATGCCCGTCATGTGTGTTACGCTTATATGCTGGGGCATGAAAGGAAGGATTTCAGAGCAAATGATAACGGAGAGCCTTCGGGTACCGCAGGAAAGCCTATTTTGGGGCAAATAAATTCCAATGAGTTGACGGATATCCTTGTTATAGTAGTCCGTTACTTTGGAGGTATAAAATTGGGAACCAGCGGACTGATTGTCGCTTACAAGGCCGCCGCTGCCGAAGCAATAGCTGCTGCTGATATAGTGGAAAGAACAGTGGATGAAGAAATCACCGTATCCTTTGAATATCCTTTTATGAATGATATCATGCGCATTGTGAAAGAGGACGAGCCTGCCATCTTGGAGCAATCGTATGATATGGATTGCCTGATGAGGCTCCGGATACGTAAATCCATGATGGGAAAACTCCGTGCACGTCTGGAGAAGGTGGAAACTGCCCGTATTATTGAATAA
- the uvrB gene encoding excinuclease ABC subunit UvrB, with the protein MNFELISEYQPTGDQPEAIAQLTEGVLERVPAQTLLGVTGSGKTFTIANVIKNINKPTLILSHNKTLAAQLYGEFKSFFPNNAVEYYVSYYDYYQPEAYLPSSDTYIEKDLAINEEIDKLRLAATSALLSGRKDVVVVSSVSCIYGMGNPSDFYNNVIEIKKGKLLDRNVFLRRLVDSLYVRNDIELNRGNFRVKGDTVDIYLAYSDNLLRVMFWDDEIDAIEEIDPVSGIRLATFDEYKIYPANLFMTTKESQLRAIHQIEDDLTKEVAKFEEEGKMYEAKRLYERVTYDMEMIRELGHCSGIENYSRYFDGRNAGTRPYCLLDFFPDDFLIVIDESHVSVPQIRAMYGGDRARKTNLVEYGFRMESAFDNRPLKFEEFKELAKQVIYVSATPADYELVESEGIIVEQVIRPTGLLDPVIEVRPSLNQIDDLMEEIQQRIEKEERVLVTTLTKRMAEELTEYLLRNDIRCNYIHSDVDTLERVKIMDELRQGVYDVLVGVNLLREGLDLPEVSLVAILDADKEGFLRSHRSLTQTAGRAARNINGKVIMYADRMTDSMKKTIDETNRRREKQLAYNEEHGITPKQIQRARNAALLGNNSNEAAGTTQGSKAYIEPSSNTMAADPIVQYMTKPQMEKTIERTRKLMQEAAKKLEFIEAAQYRDELLKLEDMMKERWG; encoded by the coding sequence ATGAATTTTGAATTGATTTCCGAATACCAACCCACCGGCGACCAACCGGAAGCTATCGCCCAGCTAACCGAGGGAGTGCTGGAAAGAGTCCCCGCACAAACTTTATTGGGGGTTACCGGGTCCGGCAAGACTTTCACGATTGCAAATGTAATTAAAAACATCAATAAACCCACCTTGATATTAAGCCATAACAAAACATTGGCGGCCCAGTTATACGGAGAGTTCAAGAGTTTTTTTCCCAACAATGCAGTGGAATACTATGTATCTTATTATGACTATTACCAGCCGGAAGCATACCTGCCGTCCAGCGACACCTATATAGAAAAGGATCTGGCCATTAATGAAGAGATTGACAAATTGCGGCTGGCTGCCACCTCTGCCCTGCTGTCGGGACGGAAGGACGTGGTGGTGGTGTCTTCCGTGTCCTGCATCTACGGTATGGGGAACCCGTCGGATTTCTATAATAATGTAATTGAGATAAAAAAAGGCAAACTGCTGGACAGAAATGTATTTTTACGCCGTTTGGTGGACAGCCTGTATGTGCGTAACGATATAGAGCTGAATCGCGGGAATTTCCGCGTAAAAGGTGACACGGTAGACATTTACCTGGCATATAGCGACAATCTCCTCCGGGTTATGTTTTGGGACGACGAAATTGATGCCATTGAAGAGATCGACCCTGTTTCGGGAATCCGTCTGGCTACTTTTGATGAATACAAAATTTATCCGGCCAATCTTTTTATGACCACCAAAGAGAGCCAGTTGAGAGCTATTCATCAGATTGAGGACGACTTGACGAAAGAGGTGGCCAAATTCGAGGAGGAAGGAAAAATGTATGAGGCGAAACGACTCTATGAGCGCGTGACATACGATATGGAGATGATTCGCGAACTGGGACACTGTTCGGGCATAGAAAATTATTCCCGCTACTTTGACGGGCGTAATGCAGGTACCCGTCCTTACTGTCTGCTGGACTTTTTTCCGGATGATTTCCTGATTGTAATAGACGAAAGCCATGTCAGCGTACCGCAAATACGTGCCATGTATGGTGGTGACCGGGCCAGAAAAACCAATTTGGTGGAATATGGTTTCCGGATGGAGTCGGCTTTTGACAACCGCCCTCTAAAATTTGAAGAGTTCAAGGAACTGGCCAAGCAAGTGATTTATGTCAGTGCTACACCTGCCGATTATGAATTGGTGGAAAGTGAAGGCATTATCGTTGAACAGGTTATCCGTCCTACCGGACTGCTGGACCCGGTAATTGAAGTACGCCCCAGTCTGAATCAGATTGATGACCTGATGGAAGAGATACAGCAACGCATCGAGAAAGAAGAACGTGTACTGGTGACCACGCTCACCAAACGCATGGCAGAAGAATTGACCGAATATCTGCTGCGCAATGACATCCGCTGCAACTACATCCACAGCGATGTGGACACTTTGGAACGCGTTAAGATTATGGATGAATTACGTCAGGGCGTTTATGATGTACTGGTGGGTGTGAACTTGCTTCGTGAAGGTCTGGACTTGCCCGAAGTGTCTTTGGTCGCCATTCTGGATGCAGACAAAGAAGGGTTCCTCCGTTCCCACCGTTCGCTGACCCAGACAGCAGGACGCGCCGCCCGCAATATCAATGGAAAAGTAATCATGTATGCAGACCGCATGACGGACAGCATGAAAAAAACGATAGACGAAACCAACCGTCGTCGCGAAAAACAGCTGGCATATAACGAAGAGCATGGAATCACCCCCAAACAAATACAGCGTGCGCGTAATGCTGCCTTGTTGGGCAACAACAGCAACGAAGCGGCGGGAACCACTCAAGGCTCCAAGGCATATATTGAGCCATCTTCCAATACAATGGCTGCCGACCCGATTGTTCAGTATATGACCAAGCCACAGATGGAGAAAACGATAGAACGTACCCGGAAACTGATGCAGGAAGCTGCCAAGAAGCTGGAATTTATAGAAGCTGCACAGTATAGGGATGAATTGCTGAAACTGGAAGATATGATGAAAGAGAGATGGGGGTAG
- a CDS encoding DNA-directed RNA polymerase subunit omega, which produces MDYKKTNAPSNTVTRDMMDLCADTGNIYETVAIIGKRANQISVEMKNDLSKKLQEFASYNDNLEEVFENREQIEISRYYEKLPKPTLIAAQEYEEGKVYFRNPAKEKEKLQ; this is translated from the coding sequence ATGGATTACAAAAAGACAAACGCTCCAAGTAATACTGTTACCCGTGACATGATGGATTTATGTGCAGACACAGGTAACATTTATGAAACTGTTGCTATCATTGGCAAACGCGCCAACCAGATTAGTGTTGAGATGAAGAATGATCTTTCAAAGAAATTGCAGGAGTTTGCCTCATACAACGATAACCTGGAAGAAGTCTTTGAAAATAGAGAGCAGATCGAGATCTCACGTTATTACGAAAAGCTTCCGAAACCGACATTGATCGCTGCTCAGGAATATGAAGAAGGCAAGGTTTATTTCCGTAATCCTGCTAAAGAAAAAGAGAAACTACAGTGA
- a CDS encoding porin family protein, protein MEKYKKFGLLVLTLLFALPAAAQLGEERHNFAVGINGGLNMSSVSFNPKIKLNTLNTMSMGVTMRYMSEKYFKMMCGVQMEINYSQRGWDEKIEDDSGNSYSRTMNYLEIPFMAHLAFGKDALNRGVKVFFNAGPQIGFFLGDNEKINWTTSTTRPEHGKEVENKFDYGITAGAGLEVSTGIGHFLLEGRYYMGLSDFYKNSKRDFFERSAHSFIGIRLSYLIDITK, encoded by the coding sequence ATGGAAAAGTATAAGAAATTCGGGCTGCTTGTACTGACATTGCTCTTTGCATTGCCGGCAGCTGCACAGTTGGGTGAAGAACGTCATAATTTTGCCGTCGGCATCAATGGTGGTCTGAACATGAGTTCCGTCAGTTTCAACCCGAAAATCAAACTGAACACCTTGAACACCATGTCTATGGGGGTTACCATGAGATATATGTCCGAGAAATATTTCAAGATGATGTGTGGCGTACAAATGGAAATAAACTATTCACAACGCGGATGGGACGAAAAGATAGAAGACGATTCCGGCAATTCTTACAGCCGTACCATGAATTATCTGGAAATCCCTTTCATGGCACATCTGGCATTCGGCAAGGATGCATTGAACCGGGGAGTGAAGGTCTTTTTCAATGCAGGACCACAAATCGGCTTTTTCCTGGGTGACAACGAAAAGATAAACTGGACTACTTCTACAACAAGACCGGAACACGGTAAAGAGGTAGAGAATAAATTCGATTATGGTATCACAGCCGGCGCCGGTCTGGAAGTAAGTACCGGTATCGGACATTTCCTGCTGGAAGGACGTTACTACATGGGATTGAGCGACTTTTACAAGAATTCGAAAAGAGATTTTTTCGAAAGATCAGCCCATTCATTCATAGGCATACGGCTGAGTTATCTGATAGATATTACTAAATAA
- a CDS encoding 3'-5' exonuclease, translated as MDNFAAIDFETANNERTSICSVGVVIVRNGEIADRFYSLVHPEPDYYLYWNTRIHGLTQEDTAHAPVFSEVWKQVAPKIEGLPLVAHNKAFDERCLKTVFRTYCMDYPDYDFYCTYQASRKLKGLRNHQLHTVAGFFGFELENHHHALADAEACAWIARQIL; from the coding sequence ATGGATAATTTTGCAGCAATAGACTTCGAGACGGCAAATAATGAACGTACCAGCATATGTAGTGTGGGTGTGGTTATTGTGAGAAATGGTGAGATAGCCGATCGGTTCTACAGCCTCGTCCATCCTGAACCGGATTACTATTTGTATTGGAACACCCGTATTCATGGATTGACACAGGAAGATACTGCCCATGCTCCTGTTTTTTCAGAAGTATGGAAACAGGTTGCCCCTAAAATAGAGGGGCTTCCGCTAGTTGCGCATAACAAAGCCTTTGATGAGAGATGTTTGAAAACTGTGTTCCGTACTTATTGTATGGATTATCCTGATTATGACTTTTATTGTACCTATCAGGCTTCCCGGAAGCTGAAAGGGTTGAGAAACCACCAGTTACATACAGTGGCCGGTTTTTTTGGTTTTGAATTGGAGAATCACCATCATGCGCTGGCTGATGCTGAGGCGTGTGCATGGATTGCCAGACAGATTCTGTGA
- the uxuA gene encoding mannonate dehydratase: MEKTWRWFGRKDKITLPMLRQIGVEGIVTALHDVPNGEIWTLEAIKSLKDYIESHQLRWSVVESLPVSEAIKYAGPERGQLIENYKVSLANLGKAGIKTVCYNFMPVIDWIRTDLEHPWEDGTSSLYFDKIRFAYFDCMILQREGAEKDYTDSELQQVRELDKTITETEKNELVDTIIVKTQGFVNGNIKEGDRHPVAIFRRLLSLYDGIDRDALRENLRYFLQAVMPVCDEYGINMCIHPDDPPFQVLGLPRIVTSEEDITWLLHAVDNSHNGLTFCAGSLSAGLHNNVPSLARMFAHRTHFVHLRSTNAFPNGNFIEASHLGGRAHVIELIRIFEKERPGVPMRVDHGRMMLDDAGKGYNPGYSFHGRMMALAQIEGMMAVINEESKLKS, from the coding sequence ATGGAAAAGACATGGAGATGGTTTGGGAGGAAAGATAAGATAACGCTTCCCATGCTTAGACAAATCGGGGTGGAAGGAATTGTGACCGCCCTTCATGATGTACCTAATGGTGAAATATGGACTTTGGAAGCTATTAAGAGTTTAAAAGATTACATTGAATCTCACCAATTGCGCTGGTCGGTGGTAGAAAGCCTGCCGGTAAGTGAAGCTATCAAATATGCCGGTCCTGAACGGGGTCAATTGATAGAAAACTACAAAGTAAGTCTGGCCAACTTAGGTAAAGCGGGTATCAAGACCGTATGCTATAATTTCATGCCCGTCATTGATTGGATACGTACCGATTTGGAACATCCTTGGGAGGACGGGACCAGTTCTTTGTACTTTGACAAGATCCGGTTCGCTTATTTTGATTGTATGATTCTTCAGCGTGAAGGGGCGGAGAAAGACTATACCGATTCGGAATTACAACAGGTGCGTGAATTGGATAAGACTATAACCGAAACCGAGAAAAACGAATTGGTCGATACCATTATAGTCAAGACGCAGGGATTTGTAAATGGTAATATAAAGGAGGGAGACCGGCATCCGGTAGCCATATTCCGCCGTCTTTTGTCTTTGTATGATGGGATAGACCGTGATGCCCTGCGTGAAAACTTACGTTATTTCTTGCAGGCTGTCATGCCGGTGTGTGATGAATATGGCATAAATATGTGCATTCATCCGGACGATCCCCCTTTCCAGGTATTGGGCTTGCCGCGTATTGTGACCAGTGAGGAAGATATCACCTGGCTCCTCCATGCGGTTGATAACTCGCATAACGGGCTGACATTCTGCGCCGGTTCGCTCAGTGCCGGATTGCATAACAACGTACCTTCGTTGGCACGTATGTTTGCGCACCGTACTCATTTTGTACATTTGCGCAGTACCAATGCATTTCCCAACGGGAATTTTATAGAAGCATCTCATTTGGGAGGGCGTGCTCATGTGATAGAGTTGATCCGTATTTTTGAGAAAGAGCGTCCGGGTGTCCCGATGCGTGTGGATCATGGGCGCATGATGCTGGATGATGCCGGCAAAGGATACAACCCGGGCTATTCGTTTCATGGCCGTATGATGGCTTTGGCTCAGATAGAAGGTATGATGGCGGTTATCAACGAGGAATCAAAACTTAAATCCTAG
- a CDS encoding porin encodes MRNTLVASAFTMLSIATASAQLTIPKEYLPEVHGTIRGKYELQTTNGMQRFQVRNARVSLDGKVLPVIAYKAEIDLSDEGSIKMLDAYARFVPNDTWNVTLGQMRVPFTIDAHRSPHQQYFANRSFIAKQVGNVRDVGATGAFSLKEGLPLKLEGGLFNGSGLTNQKEWHNTLNYSVKLQLMPWKNYNLTLSTQKIHPDKISIYMYDIGTYYEFDNWHIEAEYLYKTYAKNSFDDVHAFNAFVNYDLFIKKGLFQKISFLGRYDSMGDHSNGNADEDGKLYITDYSRQRVTGGVTLSFGKAFQADLRLNYEKYFYDKLSLAKESEQDKFVMELMVRF; translated from the coding sequence ATGAGAAATACACTTGTAGCGTCTGCTTTTACAATGCTGAGTATTGCAACTGCTTCCGCACAGCTGACTATTCCTAAAGAATATTTGCCGGAAGTACATGGAACGATCCGCGGTAAATATGAACTTCAAACCACTAACGGAATGCAACGGTTCCAAGTACGTAACGCCCGTGTCAGTCTGGACGGGAAGGTTCTTCCGGTAATCGCTTATAAAGCTGAAATAGACTTGTCCGATGAGGGAAGTATCAAGATGCTGGATGCATATGCCCGCTTTGTCCCCAATGATACATGGAATGTCACACTAGGACAGATGCGTGTGCCTTTCACCATAGACGCTCATCGATCTCCCCACCAACAATATTTTGCCAACCGTTCGTTCATAGCCAAACAGGTGGGGAATGTGCGTGATGTGGGGGCTACCGGAGCTTTCTCTTTAAAGGAGGGACTGCCGTTGAAACTGGAGGGCGGACTGTTCAACGGCTCCGGACTCACCAATCAGAAAGAGTGGCACAACACGTTGAATTATTCTGTTAAGCTTCAATTGATGCCGTGGAAAAATTATAACTTGACTTTGAGTACCCAGAAAATACATCCCGATAAAATCAGCATCTATATGTATGATATCGGTACTTACTACGAGTTTGATAATTGGCATATAGAAGCCGAATACCTTTATAAAACTTATGCGAAAAACTCATTTGATGATGTACATGCTTTCAACGCCTTTGTCAATTACGACTTGTTTATCAAGAAAGGTCTGTTTCAGAAAATTTCATTTTTAGGACGTTATGACAGTATGGGAGATCATAGTAACGGTAATGCGGATGAGGATGGTAAACTTTACATTACCGATTATTCCCGCCAGCGTGTGACTGGAGGTGTGACGTTAAGCTTTGGAAAGGCTTTTCAAGCGGATTTGCGTCTTAATTATGAAAAATATTTTTATGATAAACTTTCTTTGGCAAAGGAGTCTGAACAAGACAAGTTTGTTATGGAATTAATGGTACGGTTCTGA